Proteins co-encoded in one Opisthocomus hoazin isolate bOpiHoa1 chromosome 9, bOpiHoa1.hap1, whole genome shotgun sequence genomic window:
- the HAT1 gene encoding histone acetyltransferase type B catalytic subunit isoform X1, with protein sequence MAGLSAMEKKLAEYKCNTNEAIQLKLVRFPEDLEDDNTTFNPEYSHQVFGDDEVAFGYKGLKILLYYIAGNLSTLFRIEYTSKVNEKFDCVEADDVESKIREIVPPGFCTNTDDFVSLMEKEVNFKPFGMLLHTYSVHNEEAGEDITYQIYKADMTCPGFREYHERLQTFLMWFIETASFIDVDDERWNYFLVFEKYNKDGATLFATVGYMTVYNYYVYPDKTRPRVSQMLILPPFQGEGHGAQLLETIHRYYMSSPTVLDITAEDPSENYVKLRDFVLVKLCQDLLCFSSGKLMQGFSQEMVMEAQQKLKINKQHTRRVYEILRLRATDMGDAEQSRSYRLDVKRRLIGPYKKKQRELAKMRRCLRPEELTNQLNQIDLNMQHEQLEESFQQLVSDYRRVLERLAQA encoded by the exons ATGGCGG GACTTAGTGCTATGGAGAAGAAGCTGGCTGAATACAAGTGTAACACAAATGAAGCAATTCAGCTGAAACTAG tTCGCTTTCCTGAGGATTTAGAGGATGACAACACAACGTTTAATCCGGAGTATAGCCATCAAGTGTTTGGAGATGA tGAAGTTGCCTTTGGCTACAAGGGACTGAAGATACTCTTGTACTATATCGCTGGTAACCTCTCAACGCTCTTCCGCATCGAATATACATCTAAAGTTAATGAAAAGTTTGACTGTGTGGAG GCTGATGATGTTGAAAGTAAAATCAGAGAAATCGTTCCTCCTGGTTTTTGCACAAACACAGATGACTTTGTCTCTCTGATGGAGAAGGAGGTCAACTTCAAGCCCTTTGGAATGCTGCTACACACATACTCTGTCCATAATGAGGAAGCTGGTGAAGATATAACATACCAGATATACAAG GCTGACATGACATGTCCAGGCTTTCGAGAATATCATGAAAGGCTTCAGACGTTCTTGATGTGGTTTATTGAAACTGCTAGCTTTATTGATGTAGATGATGAAAGATGGAACTACTTTCTAGT ATTTGAGAAGTATAATAAGGATGGAGCTACGCTCTTTGCGACCGTAGGCTACATGACAGTCTATAATTACTATGTGTACCCAGACAAAACCCGGCCACGTGTAAG CCAGATGCTGATCTTGCCACCCTTCCAAGGAGAAGGCCACGGTGCTCAGCTGCTTGAAACAATTCATAGATACTATATGTCTTCTCCTACAGTACTTGATATAACAg ctGAAGATCCATCTGAAAACTATGTGAAGCTAAGAGACTTTGTTCTTGTAAAGCTCTGTCAAGATCTGCTATGCTTTTCTTCAGGAAAGTTAATGCAAGGTTTCAGTCAAGAAATGGTGATGGAAGCTcaacaaaaactgaaaataaataag CAACACACAAGACGAGTTTATGAAATTCTCCGATTGCGTGCAACAGATATGGGGGATGCAGAACAGTCCAGAAGCTATCGGTTGGATGTTAAAAGAAGACTGATTGGCCCCTATAAG aaaaagcagagagaactTGCCAAGATGAGAAGGTGTCTAAGACCAGAGGAGCTGACGAATCAGTTGAACCAAATAGACCTAAATATGCAACATGAACAGTTAGAAGAGAGCTTCCAACAACTTGTTTCAGATTACCGAAGAGTCCTAGAACGACTTGCACAAGCATGA
- the HAT1 gene encoding histone acetyltransferase type B catalytic subunit isoform X2, whose amino-acid sequence MEKKLAEYKCNTNEAIQLKLVRFPEDLEDDNTTFNPEYSHQVFGDDEVAFGYKGLKILLYYIAGNLSTLFRIEYTSKVNEKFDCVEADDVESKIREIVPPGFCTNTDDFVSLMEKEVNFKPFGMLLHTYSVHNEEAGEDITYQIYKADMTCPGFREYHERLQTFLMWFIETASFIDVDDERWNYFLVFEKYNKDGATLFATVGYMTVYNYYVYPDKTRPRVSQMLILPPFQGEGHGAQLLETIHRYYMSSPTVLDITAEDPSENYVKLRDFVLVKLCQDLLCFSSGKLMQGFSQEMVMEAQQKLKINKQHTRRVYEILRLRATDMGDAEQSRSYRLDVKRRLIGPYKKKQRELAKMRRCLRPEELTNQLNQIDLNMQHEQLEESFQQLVSDYRRVLERLAQA is encoded by the exons ATGGAGAAGAAGCTGGCTGAATACAAGTGTAACACAAATGAAGCAATTCAGCTGAAACTAG tTCGCTTTCCTGAGGATTTAGAGGATGACAACACAACGTTTAATCCGGAGTATAGCCATCAAGTGTTTGGAGATGA tGAAGTTGCCTTTGGCTACAAGGGACTGAAGATACTCTTGTACTATATCGCTGGTAACCTCTCAACGCTCTTCCGCATCGAATATACATCTAAAGTTAATGAAAAGTTTGACTGTGTGGAG GCTGATGATGTTGAAAGTAAAATCAGAGAAATCGTTCCTCCTGGTTTTTGCACAAACACAGATGACTTTGTCTCTCTGATGGAGAAGGAGGTCAACTTCAAGCCCTTTGGAATGCTGCTACACACATACTCTGTCCATAATGAGGAAGCTGGTGAAGATATAACATACCAGATATACAAG GCTGACATGACATGTCCAGGCTTTCGAGAATATCATGAAAGGCTTCAGACGTTCTTGATGTGGTTTATTGAAACTGCTAGCTTTATTGATGTAGATGATGAAAGATGGAACTACTTTCTAGT ATTTGAGAAGTATAATAAGGATGGAGCTACGCTCTTTGCGACCGTAGGCTACATGACAGTCTATAATTACTATGTGTACCCAGACAAAACCCGGCCACGTGTAAG CCAGATGCTGATCTTGCCACCCTTCCAAGGAGAAGGCCACGGTGCTCAGCTGCTTGAAACAATTCATAGATACTATATGTCTTCTCCTACAGTACTTGATATAACAg ctGAAGATCCATCTGAAAACTATGTGAAGCTAAGAGACTTTGTTCTTGTAAAGCTCTGTCAAGATCTGCTATGCTTTTCTTCAGGAAAGTTAATGCAAGGTTTCAGTCAAGAAATGGTGATGGAAGCTcaacaaaaactgaaaataaataag CAACACACAAGACGAGTTTATGAAATTCTCCGATTGCGTGCAACAGATATGGGGGATGCAGAACAGTCCAGAAGCTATCGGTTGGATGTTAAAAGAAGACTGATTGGCCCCTATAAG aaaaagcagagagaactTGCCAAGATGAGAAGGTGTCTAAGACCAGAGGAGCTGACGAATCAGTTGAACCAAATAGACCTAAATATGCAACATGAACAGTTAGAAGAGAGCTTCCAACAACTTGTTTCAGATTACCGAAGAGTCCTAGAACGACTTGCACAAGCATGA